Below is a genomic region from Streptomyces ferrugineus.
GCCCGCGGATCCGCCCCAGGAGTCCAGGCCGAAGCCCTCCGCCAGCGCCTCGACGAGGGTCGACTTGCCCGAGCCGTTCTCCCCCACCAGGAACGTGACGGGCGCGGTGAATCTCAGGCCGTCGTCCACCAGCTGCCGCACGCACGGCACCGACCAGGGCCACTGGCCGCCCTCCGCCTGCTCGCCCTCGGCGACATGCGCGTATGCCCGTTCGACGATCATGCCGCCAGGCTCTCACCCGGCACTGACAATCGGGCATGCAAAAACCCCCGGCCCGTATGGACTGGGGGTCTTTTGACTGGTGGGGCTAACAGGATTTGAACCTGTGGCCTCATCCTTATCAGGGATGCGCTCTAACCAACTGAGCTATAGCCCCGCCGCGCTTTGCGGTGTGTCCCGCGCGCTGACTCCTGAAGATTAGCGCACGACGTGGGCAGTCCCAAAATCGGTTGTCGGAGGACCGTCAGCGGCGGTTCAGCCGCAGGTCACTCGTCCTCGGCGAGCGTCAGCTCGACGCCGCCCACGAAGCCGGCGGAGAGGTTGTAGATGAACGCGCCGAGCGTGGCCAGCGCCGTCGCGAGGACGACGTCGATGACCGCGATGATCGACGTGAACATCAGGACGTTCGGCAGCGACAGGAAGGACTGCAGGTCGAAGCCGTTCGACTCGTTCGAGCCGGTCGCCTCGGAGATCGTGCCGCCGACGGACGAGAAGACGCCCATCGCGTCCATGACCATCCACAGCACCGCGGACGCGACGATCGTGCAGACGCCCAGCGCGATGGAGAGCAGGAAGCTGACCTTCATCACCGACCACGGGTCGGCCTTGGCCACCCGCAGACGCGCCTTGCGGGTGCGCGGCGTCGTGCGCGCCCCGGTGCGGGGCCGGCGCACCGCGCTCCCGGGAGCGGGCGTCTGGTAGGCCTGCGGCGGGTGATAGGGCCCGGCGGCCTGCTGCTGCCGTTCCCCGGGCAGCGGTGACGCAGACGCCGCGGAGGCCGGCTGCGCCCCCGCGGGCTGAGGCTGCGGCTGGGCGCCCGCAGCGGCCGGGCCCGCACCGGCCGCGTACTGCTGGGGCTGCGAGCCTCGGGTGTCCGTCACGGTTCCCCCCTGGGATCCGGGTGTGTCGGGCGAGGAAGAGCCTTTCGCCGGCGACTTGATCGCTTTCAGCTGCGTGGTGTGCGTGTCCTTCGCAGACGCGGCGGAGCCACGGCCGCCGCCGTCCGTCTCCGTACCGGCCGTAGAACCGGTCGAGGTACCGGACGATCCGGCGCCCGTGGCTCCGCTCACGATGACTCACTCCTCGTGCTACTCGGCCGAGGGCGACTCACCCTCGTCCGTGCCGATGGTCGCGGCGGCCCCCTCGGCGGTGTCCTCGACGACCACGTCGCCGTCGACTTCCTCCGCCTCGCGTCCCGCCTCGGCGTTACGTGCGATACCGACGACGGCATCGCGCTTGCCCAGGTTGATCAGTTGGACGCCCATGGTGTCACGGCCCGTCTCCCTGATCTCGTTGACTCGCGTACGAATCACACCGCCGCCCAGCGTGATGGCGAGGATCTCGTCGGTCTCCTCGACCACCAGCGCGCCGACGAGCGAACCGCGGTCCTCGACGATCTTGGCGGCCTTGATACCGAGGCCGCCGCGACCCTGGACGCGGTAGTCGTCGACGGCGGTCCGCTTCGCGTACCCACCGTCGGTGGCAGTGAACACGAACGTACCGGGTCGAACAACATTCATCGAGAGCAGCTCGTCGCCCTCGCGGAAGCTCATGCCCTTGACACCCGAGGTGGCACGGCCCATCGGGCGCAGCGACTCGTCCGTGGCGGTGAACCTGATCGACTGCGCCTTCCTGCTGATCAGAAGCAGATCGTCGTCGGGCGAAACGAGTTCGGCACCGATCAGTTCGTCATCGGAACCGTCCTCCATTTCACGGAGGTTGATCGCGATGACACCGCCGGCGCGGGGCGAATCGTAATCCTTCAGAGGCGTCTTCTTCACCAGACCCGCCTTCGTGGCGAGCACCAGGTACGGCGCCGCCTCGTAGTCGCGGATCGCGAGGATCTCGGCGATCGCCTCGTCCGGCTGGAAGGCCAGCAGGTTCGCGACGTGCTGCCCGCGCGCCTCCCGCCCGGCATCCGGGAGCTCATAGGCCTTGGCCCGGTACACACGGCCCTTGTTGGTGAAGAACAGCAGCCAGTGGTGGGTCGTGGAGACGAAGAAGTGGTCGACGATGTCGTCTTCCTTCAGCTTCGTGCCCCGCACGCCCTTGCCGCCGCGCTTCTGCGCCCGGTAGTCGACCGTCTTGGTGCGCTTGACATAGCCGCCGCGCGTGACGGTGACCACGATGTCCTCTTCGGCGATGAGGTCCTCGATGGACATGTCGCCGTCGTAGGGCACCAGCATGGTCTTGCGGTCGTCGCCGTACTTCTCGACGATCGCCGCCAGCTCCTCGCTGACGATGCCGCGCTGGCGGACCGGGGAGGCGAGGATCTGGTTGTACTCGTTGATCTTCGCCTGGAGTTCGTCGTGCTCCTGGACGATCTTCTGGCGCTCCAGGGCGGCCAGTCGGCGCAGCTGCATCTCGAGGATGGCGTTGGCCTGGATCTCGTCGATCTCCAGGAGGTCCATCAGGCCCCCGCGCGCGATCTCGACGGTGTCGCTGCGCCGGATCAGCGCGATGACCTCGTCGATGGCGTCCAGGGCCTTCAGCAGGCCGCGCAGGATGTGCGCCCGCTCCTCGGCCTTGCGCAGCCTGAAGCGCGTACGGCGGACGATGACCTCGATCTGGTGCGTCACCCAGTGGCGGATGAACGCGTCGAGCGAGAGGGTGCGCGGGACGCCGTCGACGAGCGCCAGCATGTTGGCGCCGAAGTTCGTCTGCAGGTCGGTGTGCTTGTAGAGGTTGTTGAGCACGACCTTGGCGACCGCGTCCCTCTTGAGCACGATGACCAGGCGCTGGCCGGTGCGGGACGACGTCTCGTCGCGGACGTCCGCGATGCCGCCGATCTTGCCGTCCTTCACCAGGTCGGCGATCTTCTGCGCGAGGTTGTCGGGGTTGACCTGGTAGGGCAGCTCCGTGACCACCAGGCACTGGCGGTTCTGGATCTCTTCGACCTCGACGACCGCGCGCATGGTGATGGAGCCGCGGCCGGTGCGGTAGGCCTCCTCGATGCCCTTGCGGCCGACCACGAGGGCGCCGGTCGGGAAGTCGGGGCCCTTGATGCGCTCGATGAGGGCGTCCAGCAGCTCCTCGTGGGAGGCCTCGGGGTTCTCCAGGTACCACTGGGCGCCGGCCGCGACCTCGCGCAGGTTGTGCGGCGGGATGTTGGTCGCCATGCCGACCGCGATGCCGGCCGAACCGTTGATCAGCAGGTTCGGGAAGCGGGACGGCAGGACGGTCGGCTCCTGGGAGCGGCCGTCGTAGTTGTCCGTGAAGTCGACGGTCTCCTCGTCGATGTCACGGACCATCTCCATCGACAGCGGCGCCATCTTGCACTCGGTGTAGCGCATGGCCGCCGCCGGGTCGTTGCCCGGAGAGCCGAAGTTGCCGTTGGAGTCCACCAGCGGCATCCGCATCGACCAGGGCTGCGCGAGGCGCACCAGGGCGTCGTAGATCGAACTGTCGCCGTGGGGGTGGTAGTTGCCCATGACGTCGCCGACCACGCGCGCGCACTTGTAGAAGCCGCGCTCGGGGCGGTAGCCGCCGTCGTACATGGCGTACAGGACGCGGCGGTGGACGGGCTTGAGGCCGTCGCGGACGTCCGGCAGCGCACGCGAGACGATGACGGACATCGCGTAGTCGAGGTAGGAGCGCTGCATCTCCGTCTCGAGCCCGACGGGCTCGACGCGCAGGGTCTGTCCCTCGTCAGGAGTGACGGGAGTGTTCTCGTCGGTCATTGCTGGTGAAGGTCCTTCCTGGTGCGGTCAGCTGAGACCGACTCAGATGTCGAGGAAGCGGACGTCCTTGGCGTTGCGCTGGATGAACTGGCGGCGGGCCTCGACGTCCTCGCCCATGAGGACCGAGAACAGGTCGTCGGCCTGGGCGGCGTCGTCGAGGGTGACCTGGCCGAGGACGCGGTGCTCCTGGTCCATCGTCGTCACGCGCAGTTCCTCGGCGTTCATCTCGCCGAGACCCTTGAAGCGCTGGATCGAGTCCTCCTTGACGCGCTTTCCGCGCTGGCGGCCCATCTCGATCAGCGCGTCGCGCTCGCGGTCGGAGTACGCGTAGTCGACCTCGTCCCGACCCCACTTGATCTTGTACAGCGGAGGACGCGACAGGAACACGTGACCGGCCTCGACCAGCGGCCGCATGAAGCGGAACAGGAAGGTCAGCAGCAGGGTGTTGATGTGCTGGCCGTCGACGTCGGCGTCCGCCATCAGGATGATCTTGTGGTAGCGGAGCTTCTCGATGTCGAAGTCCTCGTGCACACCGGTGCCGAAGGCCGAGATCAGCGCCTGGATCTCCTGGTTCTGCAGGATCTTGTCGATCCGCGCCTTCTCGACGTTGAGGATCTTGCCCCGGATCGGGAGGATCGCCTGGTACTGCGGGTTGCGGCCGGACTTGGCCGAGCCGCCGGCGGAGTCACCCTCGACGATGAAGATCTCGCACTTGGTGGGGTCGTTCGACTGGCAGTCGGAGAGCTTGCCCGGGAGCGAGGCGCTCTCCAGCAGGCCCTTGCGACGGGTCAGGTCGCGGGCCTTGCGGGCCGCCACGCGCGCGGTGGCCGCCTGGATGCCCTTGCGGATGATGTCCGCCGCCTCGTTGGGGTTGCGGTCCAGCCAGTCGTTGAGGTGCTCGTAGACGGCCCGCTGCACGAAGGTCTTGGCCTCCGTGTTGCCCAGCTTGGTCTTCGTCTGGCCCTCGAACTGCGGCTCGCTGAGCTTCACCGAGATGATCGCGGTCAGACCCTCGCGGATGTCGTCACCCGTGAGGTTGTCGTCCTTCTCGCGCAGCAGCTTCTTGTCGCGCGCGTACTTGTTGATCAGGCTCGTGAGGGCCGCGCGGAAGCCCTCCTCGTGGGTGCCGCCCTCGTGCGTGTGGATGATGTTGGCGAAGGAGTACACGCCCTCGCTGTAACCGCTGTTCCACTGCATGGCGACCTCGAGGGACAGGCTCTTGTCCTTGTCCTCCGCCTCCAGGTCGATGACGGTGGGGTGCACCACGTCTCCCTTGCGGGAGTTGAGGTACTTCACGAAGTCGACGATGCCGCCCTCGTAGTGGTACGTGACGGTCTTGACCTCGTCCTTCTCGTCCGCACCCGCCTCGTCCGCACCGGCGGTCGCCTTCGCCGACTCGCGCTCGTCGGTGAGTTTGATCGTCAAACCCTTGTTGAGGAACGCCATCTCCTGGAAGCGCCGCGAGAGCGTCTCGAAGGAGTAGTCCGTAGTCTCGAAGATGTCGCCGTCGGCCCAGAAGGTGACCGACGTACCCGTCTCCTCCGTGGCCTCGTTCTTGGCCAGCGCAGCCGTGGGGACGCCCATCTTGTAGTCCTGCGTCCAGCGGTGACCGTCGGTCTTGACCTCGACGGCGACCTTGGACGACAGCGCGTTCACGACGGACACACCCACGCCGTGCAGACCACCGGAGACCGCGTAGCCGCCGCCGCCGAACTTGCCGCCCGCGTGCAGCACGGTCAGCACGACCTCGACGGCCGGCTTGCCTTCGGACGGAACGATGCCGACCGGGATGCCACGGCCGTTGTCGATGACGCGCACGCCGCCGTCGGCCAGGATCGTCACGTCGATGGTGTCCGCGTGGCCGGCCAGCGCCTCGTCGACGGCGTTGTCGACCACCTCGTACACGAGGTGGTGCAGGCCGCGCTCGCCGGTCGAACCGATGTACATACCGGGTCGCTTGCGAACCGCGTCCAGACCCTCGAGGACGGTGATGGCGCTGGCGTCGTACGAGGCGGTGACCTCGCCGTTCGACGAGGTCACCGCGCCGTTGGCGCCGGCGTCGGTGGACGGGATGTTCTCGTTGGGGTTGCCGGAATCGGCCACGAAGCGCCCTTTCTGGCACAGCACGAGCCAGGCTCGTCGGCGGGTTGCCGGAGCGGCTGCGGCATGTTGCGTTGGTAAGCCTTGATCAGCGTTGCTCAGCTTTTCCCGGACGGTCCCCACGATTGGGGCGGGATTGGGCTCCAGTCTACCGGTAGCGCCGACAGTGATGGGGGTTTGCCGGTACCTGAGTCCGCATGTGCCGCCCTGAACCCGGCTCGCGCGACTCCCGATATACGGATGGGGGCTCCAAGAGGCTCACAGAGCCACTCAGCGCTTCCGGCCGTCAACCCTTGGCTACTTAGGAGTCAGGTCATGATTCACAACCGCACGCAGGGGTACGCCGAGGCGGCCGCCGGCCGCGCTCCGTGACCGCCGACGACTGCTGATGTGATGTCGGTCACCTGGGTCTGGCGGGGCGGTGGGGACTGCTGTGACGGCGGCTCGACCTGCCTTTGTCGCGCCCTTTGTCGCCGCGCGGCCCGGCCGGTCCGCTCACCCGTAGGTGTCGCCGGGCCCCGTGCTGCCGGGAGCGCGCAGCGGGCCGTAGCGGCGGACGGGGCCCCCGGGACCGTGCACCTTGATCTGCTTCACCGCGCCATGGCCGAGGTCCTCGTTGAGCCGGGCGACCAGCGTCGGGGCGAGCAGCCGCAGGTTCGTCGCCCAGGCCGTCGAGTCGCAGCGCACCACCAGGACGCGCTCGTCCTCGTCGTACTTCTCCGGCACACAGTGCTTGGCGACGTCCTCGCCGACGATCTGGGGCCAGCGGCCCATCACACCGCCCACCGCGGCCGGGGTCTCCCAGCCCCGCTCGGTGATCAAGCGGTTAATGGCGGAGCCGAGCGCCATGGGGTCGCGTCCATCGGCCCGCGCGCCGGAGCGAAGGCCACCGCGCCGCGCCTGCTTCTTCTGCCGCGCCGCGTCCCCACGCGCGCGTGCCTGCTCCTTGGCCGCCCTGAGCGCCACGCGCGCGAGGTCGACGCCGGACGGCTCAGGGGTCTTCTTGGCCGCGTCGGGTGCGTCGGGGGCGTTCTCGGAAGGTTTCTCGCTCATACGCGCTCCACCGCCCCCTCCGACACCGAGTACCGCGCCCCGGTCAGTACGTGCGGTACGTCGTCGTCGACCGCGGCCGTCACCAGGACCTGCTCGCCGGGCGCGACCAGTTCCGCCAGGCGCTCGCGGCGCCGGCTGTCCAGCTCGGCGAAGACGTCGTCGAGGACCAGCACCGGCTCGTTGCCCTCGGCCCGCAGCAGGTCGTACGACGCCAGGCGCAGCGCCAGCGCAAAGGACCAGGACTCGCCGTGGGAGGCGTATCCCTTGGCGGGCAACTGACCGAGTTTGAGCAGCAGATCGTCCCGATGCGGGCCCACGAGGGTGACGCCCCGCTCGATCTCCTGCTTACGGGCCTCGGCGAGCGCGGCCATCAGCTGCTCGAAGAGATCCTCGCGCGTGTGCGCCTCGCCGGGCGCCGACGGCTTGTAGTCCAGGGCGACGGGGCCGCCGCCGGGGGCGAGCTGTTCGTACGCCTTGTCGGCCAGTGGCTGGATCGCCGCGATCAGGTCCAGGCGCTGGGCGAGCAACTCGGCGCCCGCGCGCGCGAGATGCTGGTCCCAGACGTCGAGTGTGGACAGGTCCATCGTGCGGCCGCCGTGCCGGCGGGCCAGCGCGGCGGACTTCAGGAGGGTGTTGCGCTGCTTGAGGACGCGCTCGTAGTCGGAGCGCACTCCCGCCATGCGCGGGGAGCGGGCGGTGATCAGCTCGTCGAGGAAGCGGCGCCGCTCGCCGGGGTCGCCCTTGACCAGGGCGAGGTCCTCCGGCGCGAACAGGACGGTCCGCACGATGCCGAGCACGTCACGGGGTCTGACCTGCGAGGACCTGTTGATACGGGCCCGGTTGGCCTTGCCCGGGTTCAGCTCCAGCTCGACCAGCTGCTGCCGGTCGCCCTGCCGTACCTGCGCCCGGATGACCGCCCGGTCGGCGCCCATGCGGACCAGGGGGGCGTCGGAGGCGACGCGATGGCTGCCGAGGGTGGCGAGATAGCCGACGGCCTCGACGAGGTTGGTCTTGCCCTGGCCGTTGGGGCCGACGAAGGCGGTCACGCCCGGATCGAGCGGGACTTCGACCCGGGCGTACGAGCGGAAGTCGGCCAGCGACAGATGCGTGACGTGCATGGTCGTTCGCCGACCTCCCCCAACGTGTGGTTCCGCTTTTCCCCAGCTGTGGACAACCGGGCCACTCCCGAGGGTGCCAGGTCGGCATCCCCAGGGTGTGGATTACTTCTTCTCGTTTCCGACGGTCACTTCTTCTCGACCGCGTGGCCGCCGAACTGGTTCCGCAGCGCCGCGATCATCTTCATCTGCGGAGAGTCGTCCTGGCGGGACGCGAACCGCGCGAACAGCGACGCGGTGATCGCCGGCAGCGGCACCGCGTGGTCGATGGCGGCCTCCACAGTCCAGCGTCCCTCACCGGAGTCCTGTGCAAAACCCTTGAGCTTGTCCAGGTGCTCGTCCTCGTCGAGGGCGTTCACCGCGAGGTCCAGCAGCCAGGAACGTATGACCGTGCCCTCCTGCCAGGAGCGGAAGACCTCCCGGACGTCCGTGACGGAGTCGACCTTCTCCAGCAGCTCCCAGCCCTCGGCGTAGGCCTGCATCATGGCGTACTCGATGCCGTTGTGGACCATCTTCGCGAAGTGCCCCGCGCCGACCTTGCCGGCGTGCACGGCGCCGAAGTCGCCCTTCGGCTTGAGCGCGTCGAAGACCGGCTGCACCTTGGCGACGTTCTCCGCGTCGCCGCCGTACATCAGCGCATAGCCGTTCTCCAGGCCCCAGACGCCGCCGGAGACGCCGCAGTCGACGAAGCCGATGCCCTTGGCCGCCAGCTCCTTAGCGTGCTTCTCGTCGTCCGTCCAGCGGGAGTTGCCGCCGTCCACGACGACGTCACCGGGGTCCAGCAGCTCCGCGAGCTCGTCGATGGTCGACTGGGTCGCGGCACCGGCCGGGACCATCACCCAGACCACGCGCGGGCCCGAGAGCTTGCCCACAAGCTCTTCCAGGCTGTGGACATCCGCGAGGTCCGCGTTGCGGTCGTATCCGACGACGGTGTGGCCCGCGCGACGGATCCGCTCGCGCATGTTGCCGCCCATCTTGCCGAGGCCGACGAGACCGAGCTCCATCAGTTGTGTTCCTTAGGTCGCTGTGTGGCGTGCGGGGCGCCCTCGCACCCCTGGGGCACCTTCGTACCCATGTCCGAGCCTAAACCCGGACGCACGTGCACATCCGTGGGCATACGCGCTCAGACGTACGCCCTCACCTGCGGCTTCACCGACAGTTCGTCCCCGGCAACGGTGATCCACCGGTACCGGGGACGCTGTGGACGAACAACGGGGGCGGCTCAGCCGCTCAGGCGCACCGGCATGATCAGGTACTTGTAGGCCTCGTCCGCCTCGGCGTCCAGCGCAGGCTTGCCGCTCAGCAGCGCGGGCTTGGTGGACGTGGTGAACGACAGCTGGGCCACCGGGGAGTCGATGGCGCTCAGGCCGTCCAGCAGGAACGTGGGGTTGAAGGCGATCGAGATGTCGTCGCCCTCCAGCTGGGCGTCGACCCTTTCCACAGCCTGTGCGTCGTCGCTGGAACCGGCCTCCAGGATGAGCACGCCCTGCTCGAAGCTGAGGCGCACCGGCGTGTTCCGCTCGGCGACCAGGGCCACACGCTTGACGGCCTCCACGAAGGGGGCGGTCTCGATCACGGCGACGGAGTTGAACTCCGTCGGGAACAGCGTGCGGTACTTCGGGAGGTCGCCCTCCAGCAGACGGGTCGTCGTACGGCGGCCCGCGCCCTCGAAGCCGATCAGGCCCTCGCCCGCACCGGAGCCCGAGAGCGCCAGGGTCACGCTGTCGCCGCTGGTGAGCGCCTTGGCGGTGTCCAGGAGCGTCTTGGCGGGGACCAGGGCGACCGCGGAGGCCTCCGGGTTCTCCGGCTTCCACAGGAACTCGCGGACGGCGAAGCGGTAGCGGTCGGTGGACGCCAGGGTCACCGTGTCGCCCTCGATCTCGATGCGCACACCGGTCAGGACGGGCAGGGTGTCGTCACGGCCGGCGGCGATGGCGACCTGGGCGGCCGCGGAGGCGAAGACCTCACCGGGGACGGTGCCCGTGGCGTTCGGCATCTGCGGCAGTGCCGGGTACTCCTCCACAGGCAGGGTGTGGAGTGTGAAGCGCGAGGAGCCGCAGACCACGGTCGCCCGTACACCGTCTGTGGAAATCTCCACCGGTCGGTTGGGCAGAGCGCGGCAGATGTCGGCGAGCAGCCGGCCGGAGACGAGGACGGTGCCCTCCTCGTCGACCTCCGCCTCCACCGACACGCG
It encodes:
- the recF gene encoding DNA replication/repair protein RecF (All proteins in this family for which functions are known are DNA-binding proteins that assist the filamentation of RecA onto DNA for the initiation of recombination or recombinational repair.) — its product is MHVTHLSLADFRSYARVEVPLDPGVTAFVGPNGQGKTNLVEAVGYLATLGSHRVASDAPLVRMGADRAVIRAQVRQGDRQQLVELELNPGKANRARINRSSQVRPRDVLGIVRTVLFAPEDLALVKGDPGERRRFLDELITARSPRMAGVRSDYERVLKQRNTLLKSAALARRHGGRTMDLSTLDVWDQHLARAGAELLAQRLDLIAAIQPLADKAYEQLAPGGGPVALDYKPSAPGEAHTREDLFEQLMAALAEARKQEIERGVTLVGPHRDDLLLKLGQLPAKGYASHGESWSFALALRLASYDLLRAEGNEPVLVLDDVFAELDSRRRERLAELVAPGEQVLVTAAVDDDVPHVLTGARYSVSEGAVERV
- the gyrA gene encoding DNA gyrase subunit A, which translates into the protein MTDENTPVTPDEGQTLRVEPVGLETEMQRSYLDYAMSVIVSRALPDVRDGLKPVHRRVLYAMYDGGYRPERGFYKCARVVGDVMGNYHPHGDSSIYDALVRLAQPWSMRMPLVDSNGNFGSPGNDPAAAMRYTECKMAPLSMEMVRDIDEETVDFTDNYDGRSQEPTVLPSRFPNLLINGSAGIAVGMATNIPPHNLREVAAGAQWYLENPEASHEELLDALIERIKGPDFPTGALVVGRKGIEEAYRTGRGSITMRAVVEVEEIQNRQCLVVTELPYQVNPDNLAQKIADLVKDGKIGGIADVRDETSSRTGQRLVIVLKRDAVAKVVLNNLYKHTDLQTNFGANMLALVDGVPRTLSLDAFIRHWVTHQIEVIVRRTRFRLRKAEERAHILRGLLKALDAIDEVIALIRRSDTVEIARGGLMDLLEIDEIQANAILEMQLRRLAALERQKIVQEHDELQAKINEYNQILASPVRQRGIVSEELAAIVEKYGDDRKTMLVPYDGDMSIEDLIAEEDIVVTVTRGGYVKRTKTVDYRAQKRGGKGVRGTKLKEDDIVDHFFVSTTHHWLLFFTNKGRVYRAKAYELPDAGREARGQHVANLLAFQPDEAIAEILAIRDYEAAPYLVLATKAGLVKKTPLKDYDSPRAGGVIAINLREMEDGSDDELIGAELVSPDDDLLLISRKAQSIRFTATDESLRPMGRATSGVKGMSFREGDELLSMNVVRPGTFVFTATDGGYAKRTAVDDYRVQGRGGLGIKAAKIVEDRGSLVGALVVEETDEILAITLGGGVIRTRVNEIRETGRDTMGVQLINLGKRDAVVGIARNAEAGREAEEVDGDVVVEDTAEGAAATIGTDEGESPSAE
- a CDS encoding DUF3566 domain-containing protein, whose amino-acid sequence is MSGATGAGSSGTSTGSTAGTETDGGGRGSAASAKDTHTTQLKAIKSPAKGSSSPDTPGSQGGTVTDTRGSQPQQYAAGAGPAAAGAQPQPQPAGAQPASAASASPLPGERQQQAAGPYHPPQAYQTPAPGSAVRRPRTGARTTPRTRKARLRVAKADPWSVMKVSFLLSIALGVCTIVASAVLWMVMDAMGVFSSVGGTISEATGSNESNGFDLQSFLSLPNVLMFTSIIAVIDVVLATALATLGAFIYNLSAGFVGGVELTLAEDE
- the gyrB gene encoding DNA topoisomerase (ATP-hydrolyzing) subunit B; its protein translation is MADSGNPNENIPSTDAGANGAVTSSNGEVTASYDASAITVLEGLDAVRKRPGMYIGSTGERGLHHLVYEVVDNAVDEALAGHADTIDVTILADGGVRVIDNGRGIPVGIVPSEGKPAVEVVLTVLHAGGKFGGGGYAVSGGLHGVGVSVVNALSSKVAVEVKTDGHRWTQDYKMGVPTAALAKNEATEETGTSVTFWADGDIFETTDYSFETLSRRFQEMAFLNKGLTIKLTDERESAKATAGADEAGADEKDEVKTVTYHYEGGIVDFVKYLNSRKGDVVHPTVIDLEAEDKDKSLSLEVAMQWNSGYSEGVYSFANIIHTHEGGTHEEGFRAALTSLINKYARDKKLLREKDDNLTGDDIREGLTAIISVKLSEPQFEGQTKTKLGNTEAKTFVQRAVYEHLNDWLDRNPNEAADIIRKGIQAATARVAARKARDLTRRKGLLESASLPGKLSDCQSNDPTKCEIFIVEGDSAGGSAKSGRNPQYQAILPIRGKILNVEKARIDKILQNQEIQALISAFGTGVHEDFDIEKLRYHKIILMADADVDGQHINTLLLTFLFRFMRPLVEAGHVFLSRPPLYKIKWGRDEVDYAYSDRERDALIEMGRQRGKRVKEDSIQRFKGLGEMNAEELRVTTMDQEHRVLGQVTLDDAAQADDLFSVLMGEDVEARRQFIQRNAKDVRFLDI
- a CDS encoding DUF721 domain-containing protein, whose amino-acid sequence is MSEKPSENAPDAPDAAKKTPEPSGVDLARVALRAAKEQARARGDAARQKKQARRGGLRSGARADGRDPMALGSAINRLITERGWETPAAVGGVMGRWPQIVGEDVAKHCVPEKYDEDERVLVVRCDSTAWATNLRLLAPTLVARLNEDLGHGAVKQIKVHGPGGPVRRYGPLRAPGSTGPGDTYG
- the gnd gene encoding phosphogluconate dehydrogenase (NAD(+)-dependent, decarboxylating); the protein is MELGLVGLGKMGGNMRERIRRAGHTVVGYDRNADLADVHSLEELVGKLSGPRVVWVMVPAGAATQSTIDELAELLDPGDVVVDGGNSRWTDDEKHAKELAAKGIGFVDCGVSGGVWGLENGYALMYGGDAENVAKVQPVFDALKPKGDFGAVHAGKVGAGHFAKMVHNGIEYAMMQAYAEGWELLEKVDSVTDVREVFRSWQEGTVIRSWLLDLAVNALDEDEHLDKLKGFAQDSGEGRWTVEAAIDHAVPLPAITASLFARFASRQDDSPQMKMIAALRNQFGGHAVEKK
- the dnaN gene encoding DNA polymerase III subunit beta, with amino-acid sequence MKIRVERDVLAEAVAWAARSLPARPPAPVLAGLLLKAEDGALSLSSFDYEVSARVSVEAEVDEEGTVLVSGRLLADICRALPNRPVEISTDGVRATVVCGSSRFTLHTLPVEEYPALPQMPNATGTVPGEVFASAAAQVAIAAGRDDTLPVLTGVRIEIEGDTVTLASTDRYRFAVREFLWKPENPEASAVALVPAKTLLDTAKALTSGDSVTLALSGSGAGEGLIGFEGAGRRTTTRLLEGDLPKYRTLFPTEFNSVAVIETAPFVEAVKRVALVAERNTPVRLSFEQGVLILEAGSSDDAQAVERVDAQLEGDDISIAFNPTFLLDGLSAIDSPVAQLSFTTSTKPALLSGKPALDAEADEAYKYLIMPVRLSG